One genomic region from Spirosoma sp. KCTC 42546 encodes:
- a CDS encoding SDR family NAD(P)-dependent oxidoreductase — MDKDLQGKTALVTGAASGIGKAVALLYGQHGANVMVSDVDEAQGQQVVEELKAAGANARFFKADVGDAAQCQQLVKETVSAFGSLDIACNNAGIGGELNMTADYSLEGWQHIINVNLNSVFFCLKYELEVMLKQGAGSIVNMASILGQVGTPGSPGYVSAKHGMVGLTQTAAIEYAPMGIRINAVGPGYIDTPLLNLLSAEVKQQLIGLHPIGRLGKADEVAELVIWLSSEKASFVTGSYYPVDGGYLAK; from the coding sequence ATGGATAAAGACTTACAAGGAAAGACCGCTCTGGTAACCGGAGCCGCTTCCGGTATTGGCAAGGCTGTAGCTCTGCTGTATGGACAACACGGAGCCAACGTCATGGTGTCGGATGTGGACGAAGCACAAGGCCAGCAAGTAGTTGAAGAGTTAAAAGCGGCTGGTGCAAATGCCCGGTTTTTTAAAGCCGATGTGGGCGATGCGGCCCAGTGCCAGCAACTGGTGAAGGAAACGGTCTCGGCCTTTGGCTCGCTCGACATTGCCTGTAATAATGCGGGAATCGGTGGGGAGTTGAATATGACCGCCGATTATAGCCTGGAAGGCTGGCAGCACATCATCAATGTAAATCTCAATAGTGTTTTCTTCTGTCTGAAATATGAACTGGAAGTGATGCTCAAACAGGGTGCCGGATCTATTGTCAATATGGCGTCCATATTGGGGCAGGTTGGAACCCCCGGTTCACCCGGCTATGTATCGGCAAAACACGGTATGGTTGGCTTAACGCAAACCGCAGCTATCGAATATGCCCCAATGGGGATTCGGATCAATGCCGTTGGACCGGGTTACATCGACACACCTTTATTGAATCTGCTATCGGCAGAGGTGAAGCAGCAATTGATTGGTCTGCACCCAATTGGCCGTTTGGGAAAAGCGGATGAAGTCGCCGAGCTGGTTATCTGGCTCAGCTCAGAGAAAGCATCGTTCGTTACCGGATCGTATTACCCCGTTGATGGCGGATACCTGGCCAAGTAA
- a CDS encoding universal stress protein, producing MKTIVLATDFTHNANRVARFAAQLAFDQKATLILVHAFHVWPDNPAKTGDFPLSVEATRESSEKSLHRLAADLHDLVGIEVPIRCIAQEGHTMEAIRHVTKAENADLLVMSTVGTAPQSAQLMGSIATGMVAETEVPLLLIPPHSTYAGLKNVVLGIDLAAPPNAVSLDKALHFARLFGSILNVLCITDKPDDAEMHHQGEHIRRLLNPQPHTLTIESGEEIYDTLLEFAHTNKADLIMMLPQMRNWFQKLFSEGETQRLARLTDIPLLAVV from the coding sequence ATGAAAACAATCGTTCTCGCTACTGATTTTACGCACAACGCCAACCGGGTGGCCCGATTCGCAGCTCAACTGGCTTTTGATCAGAAAGCTACCCTGATTTTAGTCCATGCCTTTCATGTTTGGCCTGATAATCCGGCTAAAACGGGCGACTTTCCACTCTCCGTAGAGGCAACCCGCGAAAGCAGCGAAAAGTCCTTACACCGACTGGCCGCTGACCTACATGATCTGGTAGGAATAGAAGTTCCTATCCGATGCATTGCGCAGGAAGGTCATACAATGGAGGCTATCCGGCATGTTACGAAGGCGGAAAACGCCGATCTGCTGGTCATGTCGACGGTGGGTACGGCTCCACAAAGTGCGCAGCTCATGGGGAGTATTGCTACGGGCATGGTTGCCGAAACGGAAGTGCCGCTGCTGCTTATTCCACCGCATAGTACGTATGCAGGCCTGAAAAATGTGGTGCTGGGCATTGATCTGGCAGCACCGCCGAATGCCGTATCCCTGGATAAAGCGCTGCATTTCGCCCGGTTGTTCGGAAGCATACTCAATGTATTGTGCATTACGGATAAACCCGATGATGCCGAAATGCACCATCAGGGAGAACATATCCGGCGCTTACTGAATCCACAGCCGCACACACTGACCATTGAGTCTGGTGAAGAGATTTACGATACCCTCCTGGAGTTTGCGCATACCAACAAAGCGGACCTGATTATGATGTTGCCGCAGATGCGGAACTGGTTCCAGAAACTGTTTTCGGAAGGTGAAACACAGCGACTGGCCCGTCTTACCGACATTCCTCTGCTGGCCGTTGTGTAG